From the genome of Streptacidiphilus rugosus AM-16, one region includes:
- a CDS encoding SDR family NAD(P)-dependent oxidoreductase, whose product MSTAMSGYPFADRTALVTGATNGLGLQTALRLARGGARVIVHGQTAQNTDTAAAALVELGAPTGRLEQAVADFRHFDAVRALADRLAEEHRRIDLLVLNAGISAPERRTLTDEGNELAFQVNYLAPYLLTRLLERPLARGTDTRIVALGSTLHRTANIDWTDLTRAKRYSRIAAYGQSKLALTTFVTALAQWLPAGHTALTVHPGVAETATRPLYGTTGRPAGEVAETVVHLCDPGAEVVNGGYYERDSVTAAGPQVSDKRSVDRLLKLSERLTSELVPVP is encoded by the coding sequence GTGTCCACTGCCATGTCCGGATACCCCTTCGCCGACCGCACCGCCCTGGTCACCGGGGCCACCAACGGGCTCGGTCTGCAGACCGCGCTGCGCCTGGCCCGCGGCGGAGCCCGCGTCATCGTGCACGGGCAGACCGCGCAGAACACCGACACCGCCGCGGCGGCGCTGGTCGAACTGGGCGCGCCCACCGGCCGTCTGGAGCAGGCCGTCGCCGACTTCCGCCACTTCGACGCGGTCCGCGCGCTCGCGGACCGGCTGGCCGAGGAGCACCGGCGGATCGACCTGCTCGTGCTCAACGCGGGAATCTCCGCGCCCGAGCGGCGCACCCTCACCGACGAGGGGAACGAGCTGGCCTTCCAGGTCAACTACCTCGCTCCCTACCTGCTGACCCGACTGCTGGAGCGACCGCTGGCCCGGGGCACCGACACGCGCATCGTCGCGTTGGGCTCGACCCTGCACCGCACCGCCAACATCGACTGGACCGACCTGACCCGCGCCAAGCGCTACTCGCGGATCGCCGCCTACGGTCAGTCCAAGCTGGCGCTGACGACGTTCGTCACCGCGCTGGCCCAGTGGCTGCCCGCAGGCCACACCGCGCTGACCGTCCACCCGGGCGTGGCCGAGACCGCCACCCGTCCCCTCTACGGCACGACCGGCCGTCCGGCAGGCGAGGTCGCCGAGACGGTCGTGCACCTGTGCGACCCGGGTGCGGAGGTCGTCAACGGCGGCTACTACGAGCGCGACTCCGTCACCGCAGCCGGGCCGCAGGTCAGCGACAAGCGCTCGGTGGACCGCCTGCTCAAGCTCAGCGAGAGGCTCACCTCCGAGCTCGTGCCCGTCCCGTGA
- a CDS encoding winged helix-turn-helix domain-containing protein yields MSVSYPRAARHCQRPGIRALPLTLPSGPPPLPRPVTPPDPTALAVDRERRTARAGGRPLHLTKVEFDLLAQLLDHPLRVFTRGRLLESVWGVPAFGDGRTVDVHVTRVRRKLGPGYREQIVTVRGVGYTYDPAR; encoded by the coding sequence GTGTCGGTCAGCTACCCGCGTGCGGCGCGGCACTGCCAGCGCCCTGGCATCCGAGCCCTGCCGCTCACCCTGCCCTCCGGACCCCCGCCGCTTCCGCGGCCGGTCACGCCGCCGGACCCGACCGCGCTCGCGGTGGACCGCGAGCGACGCACCGCACGTGCCGGCGGCCGGCCCTTGCACCTCACCAAGGTGGAGTTCGACCTGCTGGCCCAGTTGCTCGATCACCCGCTGCGCGTCTTCACCCGGGGCCGGCTGCTGGAGAGCGTCTGGGGCGTACCGGCCTTCGGAGACGGCCGCACCGTCGATGTCCACGTCACCCGGGTTCGCCGCAAGCTCGGACCGGGCTACCGCGAACAGATCGTCACGGTCCGCGGCGTCGGCTACACCTACGACCCGGCCAGGTAA
- a CDS encoding response regulator — protein MTRILIVDDESQMLKALQINLQARKYQVAVALDGRQALLEATRTPPEAIILDLGLPHIDGVQVIQALRVWSDVPVIVLSGRSDFAQKIAALDAGADDYVTKPFAMNELLARLRAALRRPTRTEALAPRVVIGEFTVDVGSAQVLSAGGASAVRLTPTEWRILGVLLAHPGKLVTGHQILQQVWGPGHEQKTNYLRVYFAGLRRKLEPDPAHPRHLLTEPGMGYRFEP, from the coding sequence GTGACCCGAATCCTGATCGTCGACGACGAGTCGCAGATGCTGAAGGCACTTCAGATCAACCTGCAGGCACGGAAGTACCAGGTGGCCGTCGCCCTGGACGGCAGACAGGCGTTACTCGAGGCCACACGGACGCCGCCGGAGGCGATCATCCTGGATCTGGGCCTGCCGCACATCGACGGTGTCCAGGTGATCCAGGCACTGCGGGTGTGGAGCGACGTGCCGGTGATCGTGCTGTCCGGGCGCTCCGACTTCGCCCAGAAGATCGCCGCTCTGGACGCCGGCGCGGACGACTACGTCACCAAGCCGTTCGCCATGAACGAGCTGCTCGCCCGACTGCGGGCCGCGCTGCGCCGGCCCACTCGTACCGAAGCTCTCGCCCCGAGGGTCGTGATCGGTGAGTTCACCGTGGACGTCGGCAGCGCCCAGGTGCTCTCCGCCGGCGGCGCGTCCGCGGTGCGGCTCACCCCGACCGAGTGGCGCATCCTCGGAGTGCTGCTGGCGCACCCGGGCAAGCTGGTCACAGGCCACCAGATCCTGCAACAGGTGTGGGGGCCGGGCCACGAGCAGAAGACCAACTACCTGCGGGTGTACTTCGCCGGGCTCCGCCGCAAGCTGGAGCCGGACCCGGCCCACCCGCGTCACCTGCTCACCGAGCCGGGCATGGGGTACCGCTTCGAGCCGTGA